The following DNA comes from Methylophilus sp. 5.
CTTTTGGTGTGAAAACGATCAACCTTGCCATGATGAGGATTATTCTTGTATGAGCGTTTTTGGCTCGACTTTGCCTGCTTTTAGCTGCGCAATAGACTCTGCCAAATGCGCGGCGTTAGCTGGGCTTTGCAGCAGGTGCAACGTTTCCATCAGGCTGTTGTAATGGTCTAGCGACATCACCACTGCGTTGGCAGCGTCACGGCGGTTGATGATGGTGACATCCACATCGTTGACGACTTGATCGAGCACGGTTTTGAGG
Coding sequences within:
- a CDS encoding type II toxin-antitoxin system Phd/YefM family antitoxin; this translates as MHVISYSEARNSLKTVLDQVVNDVDVTIINRRDAANAVVMSLDHYNSLMETLHLLQSPANAAHLAESIAQLKAGKVEPKTLIQE